A genomic window from Streptomyces sp. WMMC940 includes:
- a CDS encoding SMI1/KNR4 family protein, whose amino-acid sequence MTWVDRLMTAVDERPLSLAIDWPGIESRLGGALPADYREFCEAFGRGEFCDYLTVYASGGGVDSELAESQEANRQIVERHPVVMNGYRPYGLHRPGHPVGILQWGASSQGDEFAWLADDSKKPDTWLVLAREDTGGWRRYDMSMSEFVYRLLVDESFEGFGAFGANGQAPYFMPS is encoded by the coding sequence ATGACCTGGGTTGATCGGCTCATGACGGCTGTCGATGAGCGTCCACTTAGCCTCGCCATCGATTGGCCAGGGATTGAGTCCCGTTTGGGGGGTGCGCTGCCCGCCGACTACAGGGAGTTCTGCGAAGCGTTCGGCAGGGGTGAGTTCTGCGACTATCTGACCGTCTACGCCTCGGGGGGCGGTGTGGACTCGGAGCTGGCAGAGTCCCAGGAGGCGAATCGCCAGATCGTTGAACGGCATCCGGTGGTGATGAACGGCTACCGCCCTTATGGCCTTCATCGGCCAGGGCATCCGGTTGGAATTCTCCAATGGGGAGCGAGCAGTCAGGGTGACGAATTCGCATGGCTTGCCGACGATTCGAAGAAGCCTGATACATGGCTAGTGCTGGCCCGAGAAGATACAGGAGGCTGGCGGCGCTACGATATGTCGATGAGTGAATTCGTGTACCGCCTTTTGGTGGACGAGTCGTTTGAGGGCTTTGGCGCGTTCGGGGCCAATGGGCAGGCTCCCTACTTCATGCCCTCCTAG
- a CDS encoding alpha/beta fold hydrolase encodes MTAFVLVSGGHTGGWVWREVAAGLRESGAGAHPATLTGLGDRRHLAGPGTDMDTHVEDLVQLIDHVDEPEVVLVGHCYGIYPALGAAGRRLDRTAGIVYVDAPLPRDGLSVLDQVREQMPHGPVRDRMLGQPARAEDGWRVPAPTEEEWQQWGNLAGVPDDGIARLTCLAAPQPVGTLTTPVRFTGVVDELPMTGVFCTDGGTMDIAGVEALVATGNPLFQQLTAPRWGFFELATGHWPMLSTPGELVEILLRAAAGEGRRLGDRS; translated from the coding sequence ATGACGGCGTTCGTGCTGGTGTCGGGAGGCCACACCGGAGGATGGGTCTGGCGGGAAGTGGCCGCCGGGCTACGGGAGTCGGGAGCCGGGGCCCACCCGGCGACCCTGACGGGTCTGGGCGACCGACGCCATCTCGCCGGTCCCGGAACGGACATGGACACCCATGTCGAGGACCTGGTGCAGCTCATCGACCACGTGGACGAGCCGGAGGTCGTCCTCGTCGGCCACTGCTACGGCATCTACCCGGCGCTCGGTGCCGCCGGCCGGCGCCTGGACCGGACCGCCGGGATCGTTTACGTGGACGCGCCCCTGCCCCGCGACGGGCTCTCCGTGCTCGACCAGGTACGCGAGCAGATGCCGCACGGCCCCGTCCGCGACCGGATGCTGGGGCAGCCCGCTCGGGCCGAGGACGGCTGGCGCGTGCCCGCGCCCACCGAGGAGGAGTGGCAGCAGTGGGGGAACCTGGCGGGCGTCCCCGATGACGGCATCGCGCGCTTGACTTGCCTCGCCGCGCCGCAGCCGGTGGGCACCCTCACCACGCCGGTCCGGTTCACGGGCGTGGTGGACGAGCTGCCCATGACGGGCGTCTTCTGTACGGACGGCGGCACCATGGACATCGCCGGAGTCGAGGCGCTGGTGGCCACGGGCAACCCGCTCTTCCAACAACTGACCGCGCCGCGCTGGGGGTTCTTCGAACTCGCCACCGGGCACTGGCCGATGCTGTCCACCCCCGGCGAGCTGGTGGAGATCCTGCTGCGGGCCGCGGCGGGGGAGGGGCGGCGGCTCGGCGACCGCAGCTGA